The Spirochaeta isovalerica genome includes a window with the following:
- a CDS encoding GNAT family N-acetyltransferase: MVDVIVKNPDECSAEELELFRSFLLCRPDINIQNLEKRIAGAGKLAFAFSEGKPAGISALKRAKKGFRRRLLEAQDPVVFTGLPPVELGWLYVDESFRGQGVGSSLVSALCNEKPRLPVFSLTTADNTSMRRILHSNSFSYHTDIFMPGRNSYCLYFRKGDGDQSIP, from the coding sequence ATGGTCGATGTGATTGTCAAAAATCCCGATGAATGTTCGGCTGAAGAACTGGAGCTGTTCCGTTCTTTTCTCCTCTGTCGACCCGATATAAATATTCAAAACCTTGAGAAGAGAATCGCAGGAGCCGGGAAACTGGCTTTTGCTTTTTCTGAAGGTAAACCGGCGGGTATTTCCGCATTGAAAAGGGCCAAAAAAGGTTTTCGCCGCCGTTTACTGGAAGCTCAGGACCCTGTTGTGTTTACCGGACTGCCCCCTGTCGAACTTGGTTGGCTCTATGTCGATGAGTCCTTTCGCGGACAGGGTGTCGGATCATCTCTCGTTTCAGCTCTCTGTAATGAAAAACCCCGTCTCCCGGTGTTCTCGCTTACAACGGCTGACAACACTTCCATGAGAAGAATACTGCATTCCAACAGTTTCTCTTATCATACGGATATTTTTATGCCGGGACGAAATTCATACTGTCTCTATTTCCGGAAAGGGGATGGAGATCAATCGATTCCGTGA